One genomic segment of Pseudomonas fortuita includes these proteins:
- a CDS encoding hydrolase yields MPSQSATFRPAIGLSNPHLQTLWGPLWRKLPDLQRNRERLWLADGDFIDLDWHGPHQPQAPLVLVLHGLTGSSQSPYVKGLQQALQRRNWASVAVNWRGCSGEPNLLPRSYHSGASEDLAEIVSHLRAQRPLAPLYAVGYSLGGNVLLKYLGESGVASQLEAAVAVSVPFRLDHCADRIGQGFSKVYQAHFMREMLAYVQLKQRHFHDQGQHERLAALERLGQLSNLRTFWDFDGKVTAPLNGFRDVHDYYRRSSSHFFLSHNRTPTLIIHSSDDPFVSAHSLPTARELAPQTRFELHSRGGHVGFVDGSLRHPGYYLERRIPQWLVEGQ; encoded by the coding sequence ATGCCCAGCCAAAGCGCCACCTTCCGTCCGGCCATCGGCCTGTCCAACCCCCACCTGCAAACGCTGTGGGGGCCGCTGTGGCGCAAACTGCCAGACCTGCAGCGCAACCGCGAGCGCTTGTGGCTGGCCGACGGCGACTTCATCGACCTCGACTGGCACGGCCCGCATCAGCCACAAGCGCCACTGGTACTCGTGCTGCATGGCCTGACCGGATCGTCTCAATCACCTTATGTAAAAGGCTTGCAGCAAGCGTTGCAACGTCGCAACTGGGCCAGCGTGGCGGTGAACTGGCGTGGTTGCTCAGGCGAGCCCAACCTGTTGCCACGCAGCTACCACTCCGGTGCCAGCGAAGACCTGGCGGAAATTGTCAGTCACCTGCGCGCCCAGCGCCCGTTGGCCCCGCTGTATGCCGTGGGTTACTCATTGGGTGGTAATGTGCTGTTGAAATACCTGGGCGAAAGCGGCGTTGCCAGCCAGCTGGAGGCGGCAGTTGCAGTGTCGGTGCCATTTCGCCTGGACCACTGTGCCGACCGTATCGGCCAGGGGTTCTCCAAGGTGTATCAGGCGCATTTCATGCGCGAGATGCTGGCGTACGTTCAGCTCAAGCAGCGGCACTTCCACGACCAGGGCCAGCATGAACGGCTGGCGGCGCTGGAGCGGCTGGGGCAATTGAGCAACCTGCGCACATTCTGGGACTTCGACGGCAAAGTCACTGCCCCACTCAACGGGTTTCGAGATGTGCACGATTATTATCGTCGCTCATCGAGCCACTTCTTTCTCAGCCACAACCGCACGCCGACGCTGATCATCCATTCCAGCGATGACCCGTTCGTGTCCGCCCATAGCCTGCCTACGGCCCGTGAACTGGCACCCCAAACACGCTTCGAACTGCACAGCCGCGGTGGCCATGTGGGCTTCGTCGATGGCAGCCTGCGTCACCCAGGGTATTACCTGGAGCGGCGGATTCCGCAGTGGCTGGTCGAAGGCCAGTAA
- the coaD gene encoding pantetheine-phosphate adenylyltransferase: protein MNRVLYPGTFDPITKGHGDLVERASRLFDHVIIAVAASPKKNPLFPLEQRVALAREVTKHLPNVEVIGFSSLLAHFAKEQGANVFLRGLRAVSDFEYEFQLANMNRQLAPDVESLFLTPSERYSFISSTLVREIAALGGDISKFVHPVVAEALTERFKK from the coding sequence ATGAACCGAGTGTTGTACCCGGGTACTTTCGACCCCATTACCAAAGGCCATGGCGACCTGGTCGAGCGCGCCTCGCGGCTGTTCGACCACGTGATCATCGCGGTGGCGGCCAGCCCGAAGAAAAACCCCCTGTTCCCACTGGAGCAGCGGGTGGCGCTAGCGCGTGAGGTCACCAAGCACCTGCCCAATGTCGAAGTCATCGGCTTCTCCTCCCTGTTGGCGCATTTCGCCAAGGAACAGGGCGCCAACGTCTTCCTCCGTGGCCTGCGTGCGGTGTCCGACTTCGAGTACGAGTTCCAGCTGGCGAACATGAACAGGCAACTGGCCCCCGATGTCGAGAGCCTGTTCCTGACGCCTTCGGAGCGGTATTCGTTCATTTCCTCGACCCTGGTCCGGGAAATCGCCGCACTGGGTGGTGATATCAGCAAGTTCGTCCACCCGGTGGTGGCCGAAGCGCTGACTGAACGCTTCAAGAAGTAA
- a CDS encoding TetR/AcrR family transcriptional regulator, producing the protein MAPRMKTRERIVQNSLELFNEQGERSVSTNHIAAHMEISPGNLYYHFPNKQAIIALLFSQYEELVDSFLRPPQGRKATVEDKRFYLKALLAAMWNYRFLHRDLEHLLDSDAELAARYRRFSERCLRQGQAIYRGFVDAGILAMVPAQIESLTINAWIVLTSWVRFLSTTREHSAHLGEEAFKRGVYQVLVLELGFVTDNARAAVDALCQEFHVPFNQALER; encoded by the coding sequence ATGGCCCCGCGCATGAAGACCCGAGAGCGCATCGTGCAGAACAGCCTGGAGTTGTTCAACGAGCAGGGCGAACGCAGCGTCAGTACCAACCACATTGCCGCGCACATGGAAATCTCGCCCGGCAATCTGTATTACCACTTCCCCAACAAGCAGGCGATCATTGCCCTGTTGTTCAGCCAGTATGAAGAACTGGTCGACAGCTTCCTGCGCCCGCCCCAAGGCCGCAAGGCCACCGTGGAGGACAAGCGCTTCTACCTCAAGGCCTTGTTGGCGGCGATGTGGAACTACCGCTTCCTGCACCGCGACCTGGAGCACCTGCTGGACAGTGACGCGGAACTTGCCGCCCGTTACCGGCGTTTTTCCGAGCGCTGCCTGCGCCAGGGCCAGGCGATCTACCGTGGCTTTGTCGACGCGGGGATCCTGGCCATGGTACCGGCGCAGATCGAATCGCTGACCATCAATGCCTGGATCGTGCTGACGTCCTGGGTTCGTTTTCTCAGCACCACGCGTGAGCATTCCGCGCATCTGGGTGAAGAAGCCTTCAAGCGGGGCGTCTATCAGGTGCTGGTGCTGGAACTGGGCTTCGTCACCGACAACGCCCGCGCCGCCGTGGACGCCCTGTGCCAGGAATTCCATGTACCGTTCAACCAGGCTCTGGAGCGCTAG
- a CDS encoding M16 family metallopeptidase encodes MNDLSSNPQRPAAISPVHGGLVSAQGVDLDRLEPIDTQVQAWTTDNGTGVKFVEARGLPIVDIVLRFKAGTTQDTALPGLASLVLYMLDEGSQLHTATQQAEQLERLGAVLEKQIRLEHATLSLRSLSTHALFDPALALFTDLVARPAFTADALAKIKCQLLRHNASREQYPRLRARSEAFRHLFSGHQCGNPLGSTQQGIDQTTPEDLKRFHQRAYCASNLDIVIVGDVSVAQAQAIAQRISQALPQGWSAIELPTAAPAAGTTLNVEQPGASSAVLIALPMGIPAHHPEYQAMVLANEVLGSGIASRLMNELRHRRGLTYGIHTRVNALSAGGLFSAEWDITPAYVEGSQELVVTLLREFIDQGPTQAELQVARKQLAGQLLRDVAQNKHLAALLTQITYQRQPADYLATRIERLARLTPEDVSAVMQRRLDLSNAVRVSVGPRAEQQPLPATDQ; translated from the coding sequence ATGAATGACTTGAGCTCAAACCCACAGCGTCCTGCTGCGATCAGTCCAGTTCATGGTGGCCTGGTTTCGGCCCAGGGGGTTGATCTTGACCGCTTGGAACCCATTGATACGCAGGTGCAAGCGTGGACCACAGATAACGGCACAGGTGTGAAATTCGTCGAAGCCCGAGGGCTGCCAATTGTCGATATCGTGCTGCGATTCAAGGCCGGCACGACTCAGGACACCGCACTCCCCGGCCTGGCATCCCTGGTGTTGTACATGCTCGACGAAGGCAGCCAGCTGCACACCGCCACCCAGCAAGCAGAGCAACTGGAGCGCCTGGGGGCTGTTTTGGAGAAACAGATACGCCTGGAGCACGCGACCCTGAGCCTGCGAAGCCTGAGCACCCATGCGCTGTTCGACCCGGCGCTGGCGCTTTTCACTGACCTCGTCGCACGCCCTGCCTTCACCGCCGACGCGTTAGCCAAGATAAAATGCCAACTGCTGCGGCACAATGCATCTCGTGAGCAATACCCCCGCCTTAGGGCGCGCAGCGAAGCCTTTCGTCATTTGTTCAGTGGGCATCAATGTGGCAACCCACTGGGGAGCACTCAGCAAGGGATAGACCAGACTACGCCTGAGGATCTGAAGCGCTTCCACCAACGTGCCTACTGCGCAAGCAACCTGGACATCGTGATAGTGGGTGACGTTTCCGTTGCACAGGCCCAGGCCATTGCACAACGGATCAGTCAGGCCCTACCCCAAGGCTGGTCCGCAATCGAGCTGCCGACGGCTGCCCCGGCAGCCGGCACCACGCTCAACGTCGAACAGCCTGGCGCGAGCAGTGCCGTCCTGATTGCGTTACCCATGGGCATACCCGCCCATCATCCGGAATATCAGGCCATGGTGCTGGCCAACGAGGTGCTAGGGTCGGGAATCGCATCCCGCTTGATGAATGAACTGCGGCACCGCCGCGGGTTGACGTATGGCATCCATACCCGGGTAAATGCATTGAGCGCGGGTGGCCTGTTCAGCGCCGAATGGGACATCACGCCCGCGTATGTCGAAGGCTCTCAAGAACTGGTGGTGACCTTGCTGCGCGAGTTCATCGACCAAGGGCCAACCCAGGCCGAGCTGCAAGTGGCGCGTAAACAGCTGGCAGGACAACTGCTGCGCGATGTGGCACAGAACAAGCACCTGGCAGCCTTGCTCACGCAGATCACCTATCAACGCCAGCCCGCCGATTATCTCGCCACCCGCATCGAGCGCCTCGCCAGGCTGACACCAGAAGACGTCAGCGCCGTCATGCAGCGTCGGCTGGATCTGAGCAACGCAGTACGTGTCAGTGTCGGCCCACGCGCCGAGCAACAGCCGCTGCCAGCCACCGACCAATAG
- a CDS encoding sulfurtransferase has protein sequence MPLAQLITPQQLAERLGSPKLVVLDCRFALEDVDYGQRSYAQGHIAGAHFADLDRDLSGPVSKGRTGRHPLPDAQRLVARLREWGLDNDSEVVLYDDGPGAFAARAWWLLVWLGKRNGVAILDGGLKAWHAAHMPLSLDSPPKREGTFSGEPDAKLLIDADHLGKRLGSTDLTLIDARAVPRFRGEVEPIDPVAGHIPGAQCAAFTDNLGADGRFLPVDQLKQRFAEKLAGRAPEQLVSYCGSGVTACHNLFAMALAGYPLGKLYAGSWSEWINNPQRAVATGE, from the coding sequence ATGCCCCTTGCGCAATTGATCACCCCGCAGCAGTTGGCCGAGCGATTGGGCTCGCCCAAGTTGGTGGTCCTCGACTGTCGCTTTGCCCTCGAGGATGTGGACTATGGCCAACGCAGCTATGCCCAAGGGCATATTGCCGGGGCGCATTTTGCCGACCTGGACCGCGACCTGAGCGGGCCGGTGAGCAAGGGGCGCACCGGGCGTCATCCACTGCCAGATGCGCAGCGGCTGGTCGCGCGCCTGCGTGAGTGGGGCCTGGACAACGACAGCGAGGTGGTGCTGTACGACGATGGCCCGGGTGCCTTTGCCGCCCGGGCCTGGTGGCTGCTGGTCTGGCTGGGCAAGCGCAACGGTGTGGCGATCCTCGACGGTGGCCTGAAGGCCTGGCATGCGGCGCACATGCCGTTGAGCCTGGACTCACCGCCCAAACGCGAAGGCACCTTCAGTGGTGAGCCGGATGCCAAGCTGCTGATCGATGCCGACCACTTGGGCAAGCGTCTCGGGAGCACAGACCTGACCTTGATCGACGCGCGAGCCGTGCCGCGTTTTCGCGGTGAGGTGGAGCCGATCGACCCGGTGGCGGGGCATATTCCCGGGGCCCAGTGCGCGGCGTTTACCGACAACCTGGGGGCTGATGGGCGCTTCTTGCCTGTGGATCAACTCAAGCAGCGCTTTGCCGAAAAGCTGGCCGGGCGGGCACCGGAGCAGTTGGTATCTTACTGCGGGTCTGGGGTGACGGCTTGCCATAACCTGTTTGCGATGGCGCTGGCGGGGTACCCGCTGGGCAAGCTGTACGCCGGGTCGTGGAGCGAGTGGATCAACAACCCGCAGCGTGCCGTAGCTACCGGCGAGTAA
- a CDS encoding coniferyl aldehyde dehydrogenase encodes MNAPSALSSVQSDLDLAAMFAAQRQAFAGTPLPPAAQRLQWLRSLREALLAGQAGLIEAISEDFGGRSADETLLAELLPSIQGLRHAERHLHRWMRASRRRVGLAFQPASAQVRYQPLGVVGVIVPWNYPLFLAIGPLTCALAAGNRVMLKLSEATPASAQALKQLLEQVFPADLVSVVLGEVEVGQAFARLPFDHLLFTGATSVGRQVMLAAAQNLTPVTLELGGKSPAIVSADVPLDSAAERIAFGKTLNAGQTCVAPDYVLVPRERLSAFSDAYQQAVQRMYPRIADNPDYTAIINPRQLQRLQHLLDDARDKGAQVLDLYPAETRQGRRLPPHLLLDVNDSMQIMQDEIFGPLLPLVPYDSLDQALAYINQRPRPLALYYFGHDRAAQEHVLRHTHSGGVCLNDTLLHVAQDDLPFGGIGPSGMGHYHGHDGFLTFSKAKAILAKHRFNAARLIYPPYGKTLQRLVYKLFIR; translated from the coding sequence ATGAACGCGCCCAGTGCCTTGTCCTCAGTGCAATCCGACCTCGACCTCGCAGCGATGTTCGCTGCCCAGCGCCAGGCATTTGCCGGCACCCCCCTGCCGCCGGCTGCCCAGCGCCTGCAATGGCTGAGAAGCCTGCGCGAAGCCCTGCTGGCCGGCCAGGCCGGATTGATCGAGGCCATCAGCGAGGACTTTGGCGGGCGTAGCGCCGACGAAACCCTGCTGGCCGAGCTGCTGCCCTCGATACAGGGCCTGCGTCACGCCGAAAGGCACCTGCATCGCTGGATGCGCGCCAGCCGGCGACGGGTCGGCCTGGCCTTCCAGCCGGCCAGCGCTCAAGTACGTTATCAGCCGCTGGGGGTGGTCGGTGTCATCGTGCCGTGGAACTACCCGCTGTTCCTCGCCATCGGCCCGCTGACCTGCGCCCTGGCCGCCGGCAACAGAGTCATGCTCAAACTCAGTGAAGCTACACCCGCCAGTGCCCAAGCCTTGAAACAATTGCTGGAGCAAGTGTTTCCTGCCGACCTGGTCAGCGTTGTGCTGGGCGAGGTAGAGGTGGGCCAGGCCTTCGCCCGCTTGCCCTTCGACCATCTGCTGTTCACCGGCGCCACCAGCGTAGGCCGACAGGTCATGCTGGCTGCCGCGCAGAACCTGACCCCGGTCACCCTGGAGCTGGGCGGCAAGTCACCGGCCATCGTGTCGGCCGATGTGCCGCTGGACAGCGCCGCCGAGCGCATCGCCTTCGGCAAGACCCTCAACGCCGGCCAGACCTGCGTCGCCCCCGACTATGTGCTGGTGCCACGCGAACGGCTATCAGCCTTCAGCGACGCCTATCAGCAGGCCGTGCAGCGTATGTACCCACGCATCGCCGACAACCCCGACTACACCGCCATCATCAACCCCCGCCAGCTTCAGCGCTTGCAGCACCTGCTGGACGATGCCCGCGACAAAGGTGCGCAGGTACTGGACCTGTACCCCGCTGAAACCCGCCAGGGCCGGCGCTTGCCACCCCACCTGCTGCTGGACGTCAACGACAGCATGCAGATAATGCAGGACGAAATCTTCGGCCCGCTGCTGCCACTGGTGCCCTACGACAGCCTCGACCAGGCGCTGGCCTACATCAACCAACGCCCGCGCCCTCTGGCGCTTTACTACTTCGGTCATGACCGGGCCGCCCAGGAACATGTGCTGCGCCACACCCACTCTGGCGGGGTTTGCCTGAACGACACCCTGCTGCATGTAGCCCAGGACGATCTGCCTTTCGGCGGCATCGGCCCTTCCGGCATGGGCCACTACCATGGCCACGACGGTTTCCTGACCTTCAGCAAGGCCAAGGCGATACTCGCCAAGCACCGCTTCAACGCCGCACGGCTGATCTACCCGCCTTACGGCAAAACTTTGCAGCGCCTGGTCTACAAGCTTTTCATCCGCTGA